The Methanobacterium sp. Maddingley MBC34 genome contains the following window.
ATCCTCACTGTAACCAGCTTTAATCAATAATTCCATTATGGCCGGTGAGTAGGTGGTGGCATACTGGTTGCCGTAAATACCTCTAAAATCTCCTTCAATGGTCTGACAGCTGAAAAAATATTCTGCTGATTTCTGGATTTGCCTGTGGCTCCTGTTTAACCCATATTTACAGACAAGTTCCCCTAAAACTCGGTAAGTCTCCACCTGGTTATAATCCTCCCTGGAACGCAAATCTTCCCGGATTTTACCAGGATATTTCCAGTAACCATCTTCTTCCTGTTTTCGGAGAATCCTGGAAACAGATGGGAGCTGCCATAACTCCTCAACCGGCCCCACTTCTTCACCCAAAAGATCCCGCCGGGTATAATATTCAATTGCAGGATTACCAGCAGAAAGTAAAACTGGAATGGGGTCAATTTTTAGTTCATTCATGCCGGAGTTCATCACAATCCTCTCAAAAAATCCATTTTTCAGGTTTAATCATCATATTAATATCCTTTAATATCAATCATTTTTTACTAAAAAGATCTGCTGCTGGACAGCCCAACTCCCTCTGCTTGCAGTGTTTGCAGGTTAAAGATCTGATAAATGCATTTCCGCCTAAATAAGGGATTAAAATAATTATAATGAGTAAAAGAATTGACCAGTTGAATCCATTGAAAAGTATGAGTATTCCACCGGCCAGGGGGAATAAAAACACCAAGAAATCTGGTAAAACTGCGTACCAGGAAACTTCTTTGTTGGTAAAAAGGGAAGGATCACCTTTTTTGAAAAAATAAGATGACAGAAGACCTTTACCAAACGCGCAAGTCTTCCCGTAATAGTAACAACTGGTACACCCCTTTCGTAAAAGTCGAATTTCCATTGCCAGGCAGAAAAGTACGTATAAAACTGTAAATATTATTCCCAGCCCATAAAGAATGTAAGCACCAATAATGTAGGTGGATATGGATAAACTATTCGAAAGCATTACCATCCACAGGGGATAACTTTCATAACACTTTTCTCCCATTTAACCCCCTCAATCATATCAATTTTATCTTATTTATCATATTAATAATCATAATCAATTTTATTCAATTTATTTTATTTAATTAGTACAATGCCCCATATTTACTGTTAATCGATTTTTAAAACATTTTTTTATAACTTTGGACTATTCCTCTACTTTTTGAATCCAATCATCAGTATTCAGCACATTACTGAATCGCATAGCCTGGGTAACCAGAACTGCACGGTGTAATTCTTCATCACTAACTTTCCCTGCGTAGTTGGACACACTTAGGGTGCCGGTGGCATCTGACAGAAACTCAACCTTAAAACCTCTGTGGAATGCCTGCCTAGCAGTGGTATCACAGCACATTTGGGTCATGTAACCGGAAATGGTAACAGTGTCAATATTCTTTTCCCTGAGCCAGGTTTCAAGATCAGTGCCTGTGAAACTTCCCGGGAGATTTTTCTCCACCAGATAATCATATTCTCTTGTTAAAACTTCGGGGAGGATCTCCCAACCATCAGTTCCCTTAACAAATGTTTCCGCGTTTTCCTGCAAGGCTGTGTGCTGTATGAGAATAATGGGAACATCACTGGACTGGGCTGAGTCCATGGCATTTAAAATGTTCTCCGGGCTCTCAGGAGGGTAAGTCAAGGGTAATTTCCCTGAGAAATATTCCTTTTGAACATCTATTATTAGCAAAACTCTATTCATATTACAATTCTCCAAATAAGTGGATTAGTTGAGGGTTAGTTTCAATTTATGTTTATGCACTCAATGATTTTTATAAATCAGGGAGGTATTTAACCTGTTCTAATACGTATTCCCTAATTTCACCCGGTTCTGGAAGGTCATAAAGAAGGTTACCATTTTCAACCAGTGGGCTGAGCAAAGTTTCGTATTTTCCACCACAGTAACAGCTTTCAACTACCTTTTCAACTGGTAAAAGCAGATCTTCATGGCACTCAGGACATCTTAACACATTTTTTTGCCCGGAACATTTCCCTCTTTTGGCCAGTGGCTCTCCATCCACTTCAACTATGTCCATGGAAAAATCAACCA
Protein-coding sequences here:
- a CDS encoding nicotinamidase-like amidase (PFAM: Isochorismatase family), translating into MNRVLLIIDVQKEYFSGKLPLTYPPESPENILNAMDSAQSSDVPIILIQHTALQENAETFVKGTDGWEILPEVLTREYDYLVEKNLPGSFTGTDLETWLREKNIDTVTISGYMTQMCCDTTARQAFHRGFKVEFLSDATGTLSVSNYAGKVSDEELHRAVLVTQAMRFSNVLNTDDWIQKVEE